CCAATACTGGCAAACCATAGGGCTTTAACATTTCAGTCGATTTTATAGTGCTCCGAAGCTGATCCAGCCCGAAAAGTATGCCGTACGCAGCGCCAATGCCGGCAACAATCGCCATAAGAATTATTCTTACACGATTCGGACTGACTGGTTTTACCGGCAATACTGCAGGATCAACAATTCTGAACGTGGTTGTCTTGTCCTGCACTTCCATTTGCTTGGAAACTTCTGATTGCCCTTGACGGGAAAGTAGCTGATCATACAACTCTTTCTGCTTTTTCTTGTCCACATCCATCTTTTCCAGCTCAGCTTTAACAGTTGGTATCTGCCGCATCAAAGATTGATTTTTCGCTATGTAACGCCTGAGACTTTCTTCTGTTAATTTTAGCGCGCTCAGTTCGGCTTCAATTTTAGCTACTTCCTGTGGATCAGCATTACCGACACCAGCAGCAGGTCGTTTTGCGATCTGCTGTTTAAGCGAATCTATTTCTCCACGAATACGAATCAATTCTGGGTAGTTATCATTAAATTGGTTTCTCAGTTCATCCTGACGCTTCTGGAGGGAAAGGAGTTGAGCATGCAGTGGGTCAGACTCTCGGCGAGTGACTGGTTTAAGCCCCTCAAGGTGGCGCCTGCGTAGTTGAATGTCTTGAAGCTTCTGTTCCGAAGAGTTAATTTCCTGAAACAGTTTTGCCTCATCAATATTAACGACACCACCCTGTTGAGCCTTAAATCTACTCAACTCTTCGTCTGCCTTGTCAAGCTTTTCTTTCACGGTGCCAATCTGGTCAGAAAAGAATTTAATTGCGCCATAAGACTCTTCACGTTTTGAGGAAATATTCTGTTCTATATATGTGGTGACAAGAGTATTAACGAAATCACGAGCAATTTTAGGGTTAGTATCTTTGTATGTTATTATGAAAAGATTATTATCTTTCACCTTGACTGAAATATTCCTGTTAATACGAAGAAGAATATTTTCGAGCTCGGAATCACTGTGTTTTTTAGCGTTCATATCCAGTTCATTGACTACCTTTGAAAGGATTGTTCTACTTGTAAGGGCATAGGTTAAAACTTTAATAGTCTGTTCCATTGATGGAGTAACAGCTATTCCCTTTACTAGTTCGCTAATTACATTCTTTTCAATAAATACTGTACTCTTCGCTTCATATATCTTTGGGAGGGAGTAACTGTAAATCACTCCTCCTGTCATTATAAGCAGTGCAATTAAGATAAAAAGCCGCTTCCTGCGGAGCAGGAGGTCAAGATACATTCTATAGTCAAATTCTTTAGTTTGCATGTAATCTCTCTTGTATTAAAAAATACCTTCCTTAACTATTATGTAATCACCTGGTTTTAGCTTGATATTCTGCGAAAAATCACCATTTTTCGTAATCTCCTTGGCTCGAACCTCCAAAGTTTCCTCTTTGTCACCAGTTTTTCGACGAACTACTGTATCGTTCTGACTGGCAAACTTTGTGAACCCCCCAGATTCAAGAATAGCCTCCATAACCGTCATTCCATCACGATATTCAATCGATTTCGGAGTAGTTACAGCACCAAGTACATAGACGCTTTTATCTAGCAAAAGCGGCATAAATATGGCGTCTCCTGAGACGACCTCCATATCCTCTTTCAAATCACCTTCAGCAAAAAGTTTAAAAAAATCTTCTTTTAATTTTTTACCATTCCGCAAAAGATAGGATCGTCTCAAATCTGCAGTTTTTACATCACCTAAGGAACACAGAAGTTGCAGAAGCGATGATTTTCGAGTCAGGTCGTAGATACCCGACCTAATCCCTCCACCAAAAATATAAACTTTACTATTTGTTATCTCTCTTACAGTTACTGTTACTATCGGATTTTTTACGAGTTCCTTGAGTTTATCCGTAAGAGAGACCTGCAACCCGGAAGGAGTGAAGCCGCTGGCGACAACGTCTCCAAGGCCAGGAACAGTAATTTTACCGTCTGGTCGGACCTTAACTGAAAAGGATAGCTCCTTAATTCCCCATACCGCAACATCAAGACCGTCACCTTCACCTATCACATAATCTGCAGCATACCCTGGGACAGAACAAACAAAACAGATCGCAAAAACAATCAACAAGCTTCTCATTACGCTTCCTCCACGCATCATCTAGCCCCTCGACGAAAAAGAACTACCTTAACAGTTTCCAAAATAATCATGATGTCGAATGGCAGAGAAATATTCTTTATGTAGTAAAGGTCATAACGCAAT
This window of the Geoanaerobacter pelophilus genome carries:
- a CDS encoding XrtA/PEP-CTERM system exopolysaccharide export protein; the protein is MRSLLIVFAICFVCSVPGYAADYVIGEGDGLDVAVWGIKELSFSVKVRPDGKITVPGLGDVVASGFTPSGLQVSLTDKLKELVKNPIVTVTVREITNSKVYIFGGGIRSGIYDLTRKSSLLQLLCSLGDVKTADLRRSYLLRNGKKLKEDFFKLFAEGDLKEDMEVVSGDAIFMPLLLDKSVYVLGAVTTPKSIEYRDGMTVMEAILESGGFTKFASQNDTVVRRKTGDKEETLEVRAKEITKNGDFSQNIKLKPGDYIIVKEGIF
- a CDS encoding XrtA system polysaccharide chain length determinant, with the translated sequence MQTKEFDYRMYLDLLLRRKRLFILIALLIMTGGVIYSYSLPKIYEAKSTVFIEKNVISELVKGIAVTPSMEQTIKVLTYALTSRTILSKVVNELDMNAKKHSDSELENILLRINRNISVKVKDNNLFIITYKDTNPKIARDFVNTLVTTYIEQNISSKREESYGAIKFFSDQIGTVKEKLDKADEELSRFKAQQGGVVNIDEAKLFQEINSSEQKLQDIQLRRRHLEGLKPVTRRESDPLHAQLLSLQKRQDELRNQFNDNYPELIRIRGEIDSLKQQIAKRPAAGVGNADPQEVAKIEAELSALKLTEESLRRYIAKNQSLMRQIPTVKAELEKMDVDKKKQKELYDQLLSRQGQSEVSKQMEVQDKTTTFRIVDPAVLPVKPVSPNRVRIILMAIVAGIGAAYGILFGLDQLRSTIKSTEMLKPYGLPVLAVIPRIPDFAQEVKRQKVDRIIYAMSSFYFLFILSFLAIELLDLQYVDKIINRISQIF